One region of Pseudomonas sp. B21-040 genomic DNA includes:
- a CDS encoding DUF1329 domain-containing protein, with translation MKITKSLFHAGVLGLSLLATSVMAAVPAAEADKLGKSLTPMGAEMAGNADGSIPAWKPMPKNAGTVDSKGFLSDPFASEKPLFTITAQNVDQYKEKLAPGQYAMFKRYPDTYKMPVYPSHRGSTVPDDVFAAIKKNATTTTLVSGGNGLENFETAVPFPIPKSGVEVIWNHITRYRGGSVTRLVTQATPQPNGSYSLVYFQDQFVFRDKMKDYDPKNPGNILFYFKQKVTAPARLAGGVLLVHETLDQVKEPRSAWVYNAGQRRVRRAPQVSYDGPGTAADGLRTSDNLDMFNGAPDRYDWKLEGKKEMYIASDSYKLDSPSLKYDDIIKAGHINQDLSRYELRRVWHVVATLKEGQRHIYAKRDFYIDEDTWQAAVIDHYDGRNQLWRVAEAHSQQYYNVQVPWYTLEALYDLQSGRYLALGMKNEEKSAYDFGFTATTSDFTPAALRQDGVR, from the coding sequence ATGAAAATAACAAAGAGTCTGTTCCATGCTGGTGTTCTGGGGCTTTCGCTGCTGGCGACGAGCGTGATGGCGGCGGTCCCTGCGGCCGAAGCCGACAAACTGGGCAAGAGCCTGACCCCGATGGGGGCCGAGATGGCGGGTAATGCCGACGGTTCGATCCCGGCCTGGAAACCAATGCCGAAAAACGCCGGCACCGTCGACAGCAAAGGTTTCCTGTCCGACCCGTTCGCCAGTGAAAAACCGCTGTTCACCATCACGGCGCAGAACGTCGACCAGTACAAGGAAAAGCTTGCCCCGGGCCAGTACGCGATGTTCAAGCGCTACCCGGACACCTACAAGATGCCGGTTTATCCGTCCCATCGTGGTTCCACCGTGCCGGATGACGTGTTCGCCGCCATCAAGAAGAACGCCACCACTACCACCCTGGTGTCCGGTGGCAACGGTCTGGAAAACTTCGAAACCGCTGTGCCGTTCCCGATTCCGAAAAGCGGTGTGGAAGTCATCTGGAACCACATCACCCGCTATCGCGGCGGCAGTGTGACCCGTCTGGTGACCCAGGCCACGCCACAGCCGAACGGCTCGTACAGCCTGGTGTACTTCCAGGATCAGTTCGTGTTCCGCGACAAAATGAAGGACTACGACCCGAAAAACCCGGGCAACATCCTGTTCTACTTCAAGCAGAAAGTGACCGCGCCGGCACGTCTGGCGGGTGGTGTGCTGCTGGTGCACGAAACCCTCGATCAGGTGAAGGAACCGCGTTCGGCGTGGGTCTACAACGCCGGTCAGCGTCGTGTGCGTCGTGCACCACAAGTGTCCTATGACGGGCCGGGTACCGCGGCGGATGGCCTGCGTACCTCCGACAACCTGGACATGTTCAACGGTGCGCCGGATCGCTACGACTGGAAGCTCGAAGGCAAAAAAGAGATGTACATCGCCTCCGACAGCTACAAACTCGACTCGCCGAGCCTGAAGTACGACGACATCATCAAGGCCGGTCACATCAACCAGGACCTGTCGCGTTACGAGTTGCGTCGGGTCTGGCATGTGGTCGCTACTTTGAAGGAAGGCCAGCGTCACATCTACGCCAAACGTGACTTCTACATCGACGAAGATACCTGGCAAGCCGCTGTGATCGATCACTATGACGGTCGCAATCAGCTGTGGCGTGTGGCGGAAGCTCACTCCCAGCAGTATTACAACGTGCAAGTGCCGTGGTACACCCTGGAAGCCCTGTACGACCTGCAATCGGGTCGCTACCTGGCGCTGGGCATGAAGAACGAAGAGAAGTCGGCGTATGACTTCGGCTTCACCGCTACCACCAGCGACTTCACACCTGCTGCACTGCGTCAGGACGGGGTTCGCTAA